A stretch of Lysinibacillus agricola DNA encodes these proteins:
- a CDS encoding DUF4362 domain-containing protein, producing the protein MKKINVLFVLFILLLIASCNRVDSSTDIYIYPNDIPPPYISTPEDIVDAHADLKNQERFEDFLHNVQQGKEDSIRMVRYTTEGDPIVHELEYDGEIIKSTKDPRRDQYGQGSIIHSACSLIEAVETNESTNYLLENCEPPIEDNNILVIEK; encoded by the coding sequence ATGAAAAAGATAAATGTTTTATTTGTTCTATTTATTTTGCTCTTAATTGCAAGTTGTAATCGAGTAGATAGTTCAACGGATATTTACATATACCCTAATGATATACCACCACCTTACATTTCGACTCCAGAAGATATAGTAGATGCGCATGCTGATTTAAAAAACCAAGAAAGATTTGAAGATTTTCTCCATAATGTACAACAAGGGAAAGAAGATAGTATTAGAATGGTTAGATATACCACAGAAGGTGACCCAATAGTTCACGAACTTGAATACGATGGCGAAATAATAAAATCAACAAAAGACCCACGCAGAGACCAATATGGCCAAGGAAGTATCATTCATTCAGCATGCTCTTTAATTGAGGCAGTTGAAACGAATGAAAGTACAAATTATCTTCTTGAAAATTGTGAGCCTCCAATAGAAGACAACAATATTTTAGTCATCGAAAAATAG
- a CDS encoding 5-bromo-4-chloroindolyl phosphate hydrolysis family protein: MLSVGQFFSRHTASFFISLTTVSIAAIAANPGFFLGGLLFAGTYASSTALLKHRQKKKVMQIAGITKEEYKHIETQLTTANKNIQTLSQNYLRVRSVSAFKQLLEMTRISKNIVKIVKTDPRKFYNIEQFFYAHLPSAVELTDKYTMLSKQPVKDKEIQITLSKTRETLTDLNDTIQIDLKDALSNDIDHLQMEIEFANRSNIRRKEQLEWRGDDK; this comes from the coding sequence ATGCTCAGTGTCGGACAGTTTTTCTCTAGACATACCGCTAGCTTCTTTATTTCGCTAACAACTGTTTCTATTGCAGCAATTGCGGCAAATCCAGGATTCTTCCTTGGTGGTTTATTGTTTGCTGGAACATACGCGTCGAGTACAGCGTTGTTGAAACATAGACAGAAAAAGAAAGTCATGCAAATAGCAGGTATAACAAAAGAAGAATACAAACATATCGAAACACAACTTACAACAGCCAATAAAAACATTCAAACATTAAGCCAAAACTACTTACGTGTACGCTCTGTTTCAGCATTTAAGCAATTACTCGAAATGACACGTATTTCCAAAAACATCGTGAAAATTGTTAAAACAGATCCACGAAAATTTTATAATATTGAACAATTTTTTTATGCACACCTACCTTCCGCTGTCGAATTAACGGATAAATATACGATGTTATCGAAGCAGCCTGTGAAGGATAAGGAAATCCAGATTACATTATCTAAAACACGAGAAACGCTTACAGATTTAAATGATACGATTCAAATTGATTTAAAAGATGCGCTTTCCAATGATATCGACCATCTTCAAATGGAAATCGAATTTGCGAATCGTTCCAATATAAGACGAAAAGAACAATTGGAATGGCGAGGCGATGATAAGTGA